CCCGTGACGAGGTGCTGTACCGGGCCGTCCTCGACACCCGGCCCCTCCTGGCGGCCCCCGCCGCCCCCGCACGACGAACCGAGGTGAAACCCGTGAGCGCACCCGCGGTGACGCCCGACCATCCCGCCCCCGGCGGGCGGACGCTCGACGTCTACGTCTTCCCCGGGCAGGGCGCACAGGCCAAGGGCATGGGCCGGGAGGTGTTCGACCGCTTCCCCGACCTGGTCGCCCGCGCCGACGCCGTGCTCGGCTACTCGATCCGGGAGCTGTGCCTGGAGGACCCGGGCCGCAACCTCCGCGACACGCGGTACACCCAGCCCGCGCTGTACGTCGTCAACTCCCTCACCTGGCTCGCGGCCGTCGGCGAGGGCGGGCGGCTGCCGGACTACGTCCTCGGACACAGCCTCGGCGAGTTCGCCGCCCTGTTCGCCGCCGGCGTCTTCGACTTCGAGACCGGGCTGCGCCTGGTCGCCGAGCGCGGCCGGCTCATGGGACAGGTCACGGGCGGCACGATGGCCGCCGTCTCGGCGGTCGACGCCGCGCTCGTCGAGCGGGTCCTGCGGGACAACGGCCTCGCCGAGCTCGACATCGCCAACTACAACGCGCCGACCCAGACGGTGATCGCCGGTCCCGCGGAGGCGGTCAACCGGGCCCTTCCCCTGCTGAAGGACGCCGGAGCCCGCTGCGCGCCGCTGAACGTCAGCGCGCCGTTCCACAGCCGGTACATGGCGGCCGCCGCCGAGGAGTTCGGGCGGCTGCTCGACGCCACCGACTTCGCGGCACCGAAGATCCCGGTGATCAGCAACGTCGACGCCCGGCCCTACGAGGCGGGAGAGGTGGCCGCCACCCTGCGCCGCCAGATCGCCTCCCCCGTGCGCTGGACGGACAGCATCCGGCTCCTGATGGGACAGGGCGACTTCCGGGTGCGGGAGCTCGGCCCCGGGCAGGTGCTGACCAAGCTCATTGCCCGGGTACGCACCGAGGCGACCGCGCTGCCGGCCGCGGACACCTCCGCGCCCGTCGCACCGCGGCAGCCGGCGCCGGTCCGCACCGAACCCGCGAGCCCGCGCCCCGAGTCGCTGGGGTCGGAGGCCTTCCGGCGCGACTACGGGGTCCGCCTCGCCTATGCCGCGGGCGGGATGCGCCGCGGCATCAGCTCGGTCGACCTGGTCGCCCGGATGGCGGGGGCCGGTCTGCTCTCCTACTTCGGCGCCTCGGGCCTCGCCGCCACCGACGTGGCCACGGCGGTCGCCCGCATCCGTGAACGCGTCCCGGCCGGAGCGCCGTTCGGGGTCAACGTCACGCACGACCCCTTCGACCCGCGCGCCGAGGCCGACCTGGTGGACGTGCTCGTCCGCCACGACGTCCGGTTCGTGGAGGCCGCCACCCATGTCGAGGTGACGCCCGCGCTCGTCCGGCACCGACTGACCGGCGCCCGGGTCCTCGCCGACGGCACGGTGCACGTGCCCCGCAAGCTCCTGGCGAAGGTGACCCGCCCGGACGCCGCCCGTCTGTTCCTCTCCCCGCCGCCCGCCGCACTGGCACGGCAGCTGGTGGCCGAGGGCCTGCTGACCGCCGAGGAGGCGGCGGCCGGGGAGCGCGTGGCGCTGGCCGACGACGTCTGCGCGGTGGGCGACGCGGGCGACCACTCCGACCTCGCGACCCTGTGGGCACTGCTGCCCGCGCTGCGCCGGCTCCGCACGGAGCTCGGGGGCGTCGCCGAAGGGGCGCGCATCGGGGCCGGCGGCGGCATCGGCGCACCCGAGTCGGCCGCGGCCTCGTTCGTGCTGGGCGCCGACTTCGTCCTGACCGGCTCCGTGAACCTCTGCACGGCCGAGAGCGGGATGAGCGCCGCCGCCAAGGACCTGCTCCAGGACGCCGACGTGCACGACACCGCGTTCGCGCCCTACGGCGACCTGTTCGAACTGGGCGGCCGGGCCCGCGTGCTGCGCAAGGGCGTGCTCTTCCACGCCCGCGCGGGCAAGCTGTACGACCTGTGGCGCAACTACGACTCCTGGGACGCGGTACCCGCGGCGGTGCGGTCCAAGGTGGAGCGCGACTACCTGGGCGCCTCCTTCGAGGACGTCTACGCCCGCCTCGGCCGCTCCGCCGAGCCGGCGCTCGACCCCAAGCGACGCATGGCGCTGGTCTTCCGCTGGTACTGCGCGCAGGCGAGCACCTGGGCGATCGACGGGGCGCAGGGCCGCGCCGCCGACTACCAGATCCCCTGCGGACCGGCGCTGGGCGCGTGCAACCGCTGGCTGGCGCACACGCCGCTGCACGCCTGGCGGGACCGCCACGCCGACGAGCTGGCCGACCGTCTGATGACCGAGGCCGCCGCGGTCGCCCGCCCGGCACTCTGACCCGTGGCCGGCGCCGGCGAGGGCGCCGGCCACCCAGCGACACCGAACAAGACACCACACTGAGCAAGAAGCGAGGCCGACCCCATGACCGAAACCTCCGCTCCGGAGCACATCACCGATCCGGACGAGCCGGCCGGCGAGTTCGACCTGTCCGACCCGGCGTTCATCACCGACCCGGAGGCGGGCGAGCGGTGGCTGGGCGGCCCCCGCCCGGTCTGCAAGGGAAAGTTCGCCGACGGCAGCGACGTCTGGGTGGCCACGGGGTACCAGGACGTCAGGGCGGTACTGAGCGAGCCGACGTTCCGCAGCCGGCCGCCGGGCGACTCCCACCGGGAGTCCATGCTCAGCAGGGGCATCCCCGAGGACATCGTCGACATGTTCGACTCGACCCTGCTGACCATGGACGGCGACGACCACATGCGCGTGCGGCGGCTCGTCACCCGCGCCCTGTCCGCCCGGCGGATGCTGACGCTGACGCCGGCGGTCACGGCCATGGCGCACCGACTGCTGGACGACCTCGCCGACAAGCCCGAGCCCGACCTGATCGCGGACTACGCGCACCCGCTGGCCATCAACGTCATCTGCGAAATGCTCGGCGTCGACGAGCACTACCGCGAGCAGTGGCGCGAGTGGAGCGAGACGCTCGCCCAGGCCCTGCGCCCCAACCCCGAACAGTTCGCCCCCGCGGTGCGCGGCATGGCCCGCGTGACGAAGGAACTGGTCGAGGCCCGCAAGGCAGAGCCCCGGGACGACCTCATATCCGAGCTCGTGCAGGTCCACGAGGAGGACAGCGACCGGCTGACCGACGACGAACTCGTGGCCCTGGCCATGGTGCTCGTCCAGGCCGGCCACGAAACCGTCCGCAACCTCATCGCGCTCGGCGTCTTCACCCTGCTCCAGCACCCCGACCAGCTGAAGCTGCTGAAGGACGACCCGTCCATCGCCGGCCGGGCGGTCGCCGAACTGGTGCGCCACACCGCACCGGTGAAGCACACCTTCCGGCGCTTCGCCACCGAGCCCGTCGAGATCGGCGGGGTGACGGTGCAGCCCGGCGAGGCCGTCCAGGTGGTGCTGGCCGCCGCCAACCGGGACCCGGCCGAGTTCGGCTGCCCGGCGGACCTGGACGTCACGCGCGAGCACAACCCGCACCTCGGCTTCGGCCGCGGCGCCCACTACTGCCTGGGCGCCAGCCTCGCCCTGATCGAGGGCGAGGTCGCGCTGACCGCGCTGTTCGAGCGGTTCCCCGAGGTGCGGCTGGCCGCCGACCCGGCGGAGATCGCCCCCCGCTACCTGCTCGCCATGCAGCGGCTCCCCGTGCACCTCTCGCCGGAGACGGACGAGCGATGACCGACGCCCCCGCACTGCCGGTGACCCGCTGAACGGAGAGACCATGTACCGAGAGATGTTCAAGTCCAAGATCCACCGCGCCACGGTGACGCAGGCGGACCTGCACTACGTCGGCTCCGTCACCATCGACGCCACCTTGATGGCCGCCGCCGACCTGCTGCCCGGCGAGAAGGTCGACATCGTCGACATCGACAACGGCAACCGGCTCAGCACCTATGTCATCGAGGGGGAGGCCGACAGCGGGATCATCGGCATCAACGGCGCCGCCGCCCGCCTCATCAGCCCCGGTGACCTCGTCATCATCATCTCCTACGCGTCCATGAGCGAGGAGAACGCCCGCTCGTACAAGCCCAGCGTGGTGTTCGTCGACAAGGACAACCGGCCCGTCACGACGGGCTCGGACCCCGCCGAGGTGCCCGAGGGCTTCGGCCTGGTGCGCGGCGACACCATCAGCGCGTGACCGACCCCGCCTCGCCCATCGGAGACCGCCCATGAGTGCCACCCCTGACGTCATGACCGCCTTCACCAGCGGTCTCGCGGACATCAACCTCGCCGAGTCCAGCGCCCCGCGCAACGGCGCGAAGGCCGCCGGCATGAAGTCCGCCAGCGCCACCATCTACGACATGGCCGCCACGCTGTCCGGCAAGGGCGACCTGTGGAACTGGGGCATGTACGACGCCGACCTCGTCGAGGAGATCCGGGCCCGCGTGCCCGGATTCGGCGAGCCCTGGACCGACGGCTTCAGCGAGCAGCTCTACTTCCTCGCCCTGCGCGACCTCCCGATCGACCTGGACGACTACGCCGGCAAGGAGGTCCTGGAGGTCGGCTGCGGCATGGGGGAGGGCCTGAACTTCCTGTCCAGGGTCGCCCCCGGCGCCCGGATGACCGGCCTGGACCTGTCACCGAAGGCCGTCGCCCGCGGCACGGCCACGCTGTCCCGGGGCGACGCGCTGCGCTTCGTCCACGGCGACGCGGAGGACCTGCCGTTCGAGGACGGCTCGGTGGACGTCCTCGTCAACATCGAGAGCTCGCACACCTACCCCGACCTCGGCAAGTTCCTCAGCGAGGCCGCGCGCGTGCTGCGCCCCGGCGGCTACCTGAGCCACATCGATGTCTACACCCGGCAGCGCACCGCGACCATGAAGCAGGCGGCAGCGGAGACCGAGGGCCTGGAGTGGACCGCCGACCACGACATATCGGACCGGGTCCGCGCCGCGGTACGCCGCCGGATGGCACCCGGCAGCCACTTCCGCACCATGCTCGGGAAGCAGCGGATGAACCCGCTGATGCGGCAGGTCGTCGCGCACAGCCAGATCCTCATGTTCGGCGGCATGTTCGCGGGCTACCAGCCGCCTTCCACGATCAAGGCGCTCAGCAAGCTGGGCATCGTGCCGTGGATGAGCGGACTGCCGATGGAGAGCTACCGCCACCAGATCGCCGTCCGCCGATGACCCGCCCCGTGGCCTCGCACGGAAAGCCGCACGGAAAGGGGGAGATGTGACCGCACGGCTGTTCGCCGTCGCCGCCGGCACCGAGGACCTCCTGCGGGCGCTCCTGGCCGGGCACCTGGACCGGATCCGTACCCGGGGAGACCTCCCGCCGCTGGCCCGGTACTGCCACGACGCGGCGACGGGCACGGCCGGCCCGTACCGCGTCGCGTTCGCCGTCGAGTCGTACACCGAGCTGGAGAAGCAGCTCGCACAGGTGTGCGCGGGCGAGGTGGAGCGCCTCCCGGCGGAGCTCGCCACCCGGCGCCCCCCGCTGGTGTTCGTCTTCGCCGGGCAGGGCGCCCAGTGGGACGGAATGGGCCGCGAACTGCTCGCCACCGAGCCGGTGTTCCGGGAGGCGATGCACCGCTGCGACCGGCTCGTGCGCGAATTCGCGGGCTTCTCCGTCGTCGAACAGCTGGGACTGCCCCCCGAGGCGGCCCGGCTGGACGAACTGGACGTCCTGCAGCCGACGATGGTGTCCCTCCAGATCGCCCTGACCGCGCTGTGGCGCAGCTGGGGCGTGAGCCCGGACGCGGTCGTCGGGCACAGCATGGGGGAGATCGCCGCCGCGCACACCGCCGGCGCGCTGACCCTGCGCGATGCCGTGATGATCGCCTGTCGGCGCAGCGCGCTGCTGCGCCGGATCGCCGGCAAGGGGGCGCTGGCCACGACGGAACTCTCGCCCGCCGAGGCCCAGGCGGTGGCCGAGGCCAGTGGCGGCAAGATCACCGTCGCCGGGGAGAACAGCCCCCGGTCGACCGTGCTGGCCGGTGACGCCCGGTCGCTCGCCGAGCTCGTCGACGAGCTCGGCCGGCGGGACGTCTACTGCCGGGTGATCAAGGCGACGGTCGCCTCGCACAGCCCTTACGTCGAGGAGCTGCGCGAGGACCTCCACACCGCCCTGCGCTCGCTGGAACCGACGGCCACCCGGGTGCCGATGTACTCGACCGTGACGTCCGAGCCGGTGCCCGGCACCGACCTCGGCGCCGCGTACTGGATGCGCAACCTCCGTGAGCCCGTACGGCTCGCCGCCGCGGTGGAGAACCTCTTCGCCGCGGGGCACGAGGTGTTCGTGGAGGTCAGCGCCCACCCGGTGCTGCTCAGCCCCGTCCGGCAGACGCTGGAGAGCGGCGAACGGCAGGGCTGGCTGCTGCCCTCGGGCCGACGGCGGGAGGAGCGCCGCTCGGTGCTCTCCTCGCTCGGCACGCTGTACGCCTGCGGACGGGAGCCGAACTGGTCGGCACTGTCCCCGGGCGGGCCCGCGACGGCCCTGACCCCGTACCAGGCCGCCGTGCTGGACGCCGTGCGGCTGCCCAGGCCGGTGCCGGCCGGAGCGTGAGGCAGGAGCGGAAAGAGTGGTGGGCCCCACGTCCGTACCGGACGTGGGGCCCACGGCGTTCCCACGGGGTGTCCCGGCCGGTCAGCGGCCCTTCCGCCGGACCTTGATGCTGGCCAGGTCGGTCGCCGTCGAACGGAGGTCACCGCACTCGGCCCCGAGCTTGCGGACGGCGACGGCGGCCAGCTCCTCGGCCTTCGACAGCACCAGGGCCTCGCTGTCCTCCTCCTCGGCGGGGACCAGGACCCGGAAGGCGAAGCCGTGCAGCGTCCGCTGGTAGGTGACGGTGCCTTCCTCGGTGAACCGGGCGCTGAACACGTCGTGTTCGTCGGCCCGGGCCCGCAGCGACGCGCGCTGCTCGTCGTCGAGGGGGGCGAACTTGCCCTGGACGATGACCTGGTAGGTCGTGTGACTCATGACTGCGGTTCTCCTGAGGTGTTTCTCGGTATCGGTGTCGGCTGTCGTCCCGGCGGCCGCCGGTGGTGCATGGGGCTTACGCCATCTCCTCCCGCCGGACCCGGTGGTGCGGCAGGAGGAAGAGCAGACCGGTGACCGGCACGAGGCCACCGGCCGCCCAGTACAGCGTCTCGCTGTAGGTGGACACGAACGTCTTGGCGCGAATCTCGCCGAGCGCGCCGCTGACCACGCCCTGGCTGCCCCGGTCGCCGTTCTCGGCGAGCTCGGTGCAGCTGCGCGGCACCTTCGACAGATCGTCCTGGCCGAGCGAGTCGGTCGCGCAGGTCTTGACCGCCTCGGCCTGCTGGGGCGCCACCGCCCGGACGGCGGGGACGACGCGGTCGGCCTCGGGCCCGGCGTTGCTCGCCAGGGCGGAGAAGAAGACACCGCTGATGACGGCCACGCCGAGGGCGGCGCCGAGCTGACCGGTGGCGTTGATGATGCCGGACGCGGCGCCCGCCTCCTGCGGGGTGACCTCCCGGAGGACCAGCGCGGTCAGCGGGGGCATCAGCAGGCCCATGCCGGAGCCGAGCAGCAGCATGGAGGGGATGGCGTGCCAGGAGGTGATGTCCGCGCCCTCGTGCCGGGCCATCCACGCGTAGGAAGCGATGCCCGCCAGCATGCTCAGCGCACCCGCCATCAGGCAGTACCGGCCGTAGAGCGGGAAGAGCTTGCGCACCGCGAGGCCGCCGACGAGCGGGACGCAGATCGAGAACGGGATCGCGGTCAGACCGGTGTGCAGCGCGGACCAGCCGAGGCCGCCCTGGAGATAGAGCGTCCAGCTGAGGAAGAAGCCCGCGGGAATGGCGCTGAAGAGCAGCTGCACGCCGATGCCGGCGCCGAAGGCGCGGACCTTGAACAGCGACAGCGTCACCAGGGGCGAACCGTCCTTGCGGGTCTTGTGGCGCTCGTACACCACGAACAGCGCGATGACGGGCGCCGCCGCGACGAGCGCGACGATGCTCCAGAGCGGCCAGTCGAGCTCACGCCCGAGTGTCAGGGGCAGCATCAAAAGCAGCAGTCCGACGATCGCCAGCAGCATGCCGATGATGTCCAGCCGCTTGGCGTGCGGGGAGTTCGACTCCCGCATCCACTTCCACGCACCGATCAGGGCCGCCACGCCGACCGGGAGGTTGACGACGAAGATGCTCCGCCAGCCGAGGCCCAGCGGGCTCCAGTCGACCAGGGCGCCGCCGACGACGGGGCCGGAGACGATGGCCAGACCGATCATGCTCGCGTACAGGCTGACGACGCGCCCGACCTCCTGGGGAGCGAAGGTGACGTGGATGAGCGCGAGGACCTGCGGCACCATGATCGCGGCGGCGAGTCCCTGCAGCGCCCGGGAGGCGACGAGCATCTCGGTGTTCTGCGCGGCGGCGCACAGGGCGGAGGCGACGACGAACCCGGCGACGCCGGTGAGGAACATCCGCTTGCGGCCGAAGATGTCACCGAGCCGGCCGCCGGTGATCAGCAGGACCGCGAAGCTCAGGGTGTAACCGGCCGTCATCGCCTGGACGGCGACGGCCGAGGCGCCGAGGTCGCGCTGGATGCTCGGGATCGCCACGGTGATGATGTTGGCGTCGAGCAGGTCCATGAAGGTGGCGACCAGCAGGACGGTCAGCGCGAGCCATCGCTTGGGGTCCAACTCGGGCTCGTCGGGGGTAACAGGCGGTAATGCGGTAGCCGACCGCTCCGTTTGCCCTGCCTTGCTCATGGCTTCTTCTCCAGGTTCTCGAAGGTGCGCGTCCGGCCGGGGGAT
The window above is part of the Streptomyces syringium genome. Proteins encoded here:
- a CDS encoding class I SAM-dependent methyltransferase, whose amino-acid sequence is MSATPDVMTAFTSGLADINLAESSAPRNGAKAAGMKSASATIYDMAATLSGKGDLWNWGMYDADLVEEIRARVPGFGEPWTDGFSEQLYFLALRDLPIDLDDYAGKEVLEVGCGMGEGLNFLSRVAPGARMTGLDLSPKAVARGTATLSRGDALRFVHGDAEDLPFEDGSVDVLVNIESSHTYPDLGKFLSEAARVLRPGGYLSHIDVYTRQRTATMKQAAAETEGLEWTADHDISDRVRAAVRRRMAPGSHFRTMLGKQRMNPLMRQVVAHSQILMFGGMFAGYQPPSTIKALSKLGIVPWMSGLPMESYRHQIAVRR
- the panD gene encoding aspartate 1-decarboxylase, yielding MYREMFKSKIHRATVTQADLHYVGSVTIDATLMAAADLLPGEKVDIVDIDNGNRLSTYVIEGEADSGIIGINGAAARLISPGDLVIIISYASMSEENARSYKPSVVFVDKDNRPVTTGSDPAEVPEGFGLVRGDTISA
- a CDS encoding MFS transporter → MDPKRWLALTVLLVATFMDLLDANIITVAIPSIQRDLGASAVAVQAMTAGYTLSFAVLLITGGRLGDIFGRKRMFLTGVAGFVVASALCAAAQNTEMLVASRALQGLAAAIMVPQVLALIHVTFAPQEVGRVVSLYASMIGLAIVSGPVVGGALVDWSPLGLGWRSIFVVNLPVGVAALIGAWKWMRESNSPHAKRLDIIGMLLAIVGLLLLMLPLTLGRELDWPLWSIVALVAAAPVIALFVVYERHKTRKDGSPLVTLSLFKVRAFGAGIGVQLLFSAIPAGFFLSWTLYLQGGLGWSALHTGLTAIPFSICVPLVGGLAVRKLFPLYGRYCLMAGALSMLAGIASYAWMARHEGADITSWHAIPSMLLLGSGMGLLMPPLTALVLREVTPQEAGAASGIINATGQLGAALGVAVISGVFFSALASNAGPEADRVVPAVRAVAPQQAEAVKTCATDSLGQDDLSKVPRSCTELAENGDRGSQGVVSGALGEIRAKTFVSTYSETLYWAAGGLVPVTGLLFLLPHHRVRREEMA
- a CDS encoding acyltransferase domain-containing protein, with translation MTARLFAVAAGTEDLLRALLAGHLDRIRTRGDLPPLARYCHDAATGTAGPYRVAFAVESYTELEKQLAQVCAGEVERLPAELATRRPPLVFVFAGQGAQWDGMGRELLATEPVFREAMHRCDRLVREFAGFSVVEQLGLPPEAARLDELDVLQPTMVSLQIALTALWRSWGVSPDAVVGHSMGEIAAAHTAGALTLRDAVMIACRRSALLRRIAGKGALATTELSPAEAQAVAEASGGKITVAGENSPRSTVLAGDARSLAELVDELGRRDVYCRVIKATVASHSPYVEELREDLHTALRSLEPTATRVPMYSTVTSEPVPGTDLGAAYWMRNLREPVRLAAAVENLFAAGHEVFVEVSAHPVLLSPVRQTLESGERQGWLLPSGRRREERRSVLSSLGTLYACGREPNWSALSPGGPATALTPYQAAVLDAVRLPRPVPAGA
- the fabD gene encoding ACP S-malonyltransferase, coding for MMLTPVFLFAGQGSQYHGMGKWLYGADPVFRDALDSLDAVVRDVRGDSVIEAIHGGGHGPELPMTRFALTQPAIFMVEYALAEMLRSHGFAPGAVLGASLGEVAAAAVAGVVDPRECLRSLLRQVDLFEAECPRGGMLAVLSDVGLARRDPVLATAHVAAVNSPDNFVLAGTADDLDRIERHLTATGTLCQRLPVLFPFHSPLIDPVEGPFKDLIGQLAMKPATLPLISGTTGGAVHLPDPAHLWQVLREPFDLTRALGPLLAQDDLLFLDLGPSGSMANLVRAALPEGSRSKVLPLLSPYARDEVLYRAVLDTRPLLAAPAAPARRTEVKPVSAPAVTPDHPAPGGRTLDVYVFPGQGAQAKGMGREVFDRFPDLVARADAVLGYSIRELCLEDPGRNLRDTRYTQPALYVVNSLTWLAAVGEGGRLPDYVLGHSLGEFAALFAAGVFDFETGLRLVAERGRLMGQVTGGTMAAVSAVDAALVERVLRDNGLAELDIANYNAPTQTVIAGPAEAVNRALPLLKDAGARCAPLNVSAPFHSRYMAAAAEEFGRLLDATDFAAPKIPVISNVDARPYEAGEVAATLRRQIASPVRWTDSIRLLMGQGDFRVRELGPGQVLTKLIARVRTEATALPAADTSAPVAPRQPAPVRTEPASPRPESLGSEAFRRDYGVRLAYAAGGMRRGISSVDLVARMAGAGLLSYFGASGLAATDVATAVARIRERVPAGAPFGVNVTHDPFDPRAEADLVDVLVRHDVRFVEAATHVEVTPALVRHRLTGARVLADGTVHVPRKLLAKVTRPDAARLFLSPPPAALARQLVAEGLLTAEEAAAGERVALADDVCAVGDAGDHSDLATLWALLPALRRLRTELGGVAEGARIGAGGGIGAPESAAASFVLGADFVLTGSVNLCTAESGMSAAAKDLLQDADVHDTAFAPYGDLFELGGRARVLRKGVLFHARAGKLYDLWRNYDSWDAVPAAVRSKVERDYLGASFEDVYARLGRSAEPALDPKRRMALVFRWYCAQASTWAIDGAQGRAADYQIPCGPALGACNRWLAHTPLHAWRDRHADELADRLMTEAAAVARPAL
- a CDS encoding cytochrome P450 family protein codes for the protein MTETSAPEHITDPDEPAGEFDLSDPAFITDPEAGERWLGGPRPVCKGKFADGSDVWVATGYQDVRAVLSEPTFRSRPPGDSHRESMLSRGIPEDIVDMFDSTLLTMDGDDHMRVRRLVTRALSARRMLTLTPAVTAMAHRLLDDLADKPEPDLIADYAHPLAINVICEMLGVDEHYREQWREWSETLAQALRPNPEQFAPAVRGMARVTKELVEARKAEPRDDLISELVQVHEEDSDRLTDDELVALAMVLVQAGHETVRNLIALGVFTLLQHPDQLKLLKDDPSIAGRAVAELVRHTAPVKHTFRRFATEPVEIGGVTVQPGEAVQVVLAAANRDPAEFGCPADLDVTREHNPHLGFGRGAHYCLGASLALIEGEVALTALFERFPEVRLAADPAEIAPRYLLAMQRLPVHLSPETDER
- a CDS encoding DUF6204 family protein; this translates as MSHTTYQVIVQGKFAPLDDEQRASLRARADEHDVFSARFTEEGTVTYQRTLHGFAFRVLVPAEEEDSEALVLSKAEELAAVAVRKLGAECGDLRSTATDLASIKVRRKGR